GATAAGCACCAAACATCATATTGTTCTTCACAGCGGAAAGACTTGACCAACCGGTACGCTGTTTAAAGCCTTGTAAACGTTTTAAAGCGTCTTCTTTATTTACGCCTTGTCCCATAATCATAGCGTCCGGAGAGTTGGCTGATTCATAACCAGTCATCACAATCACGTCTGGGTTAGCTGCAATCACCTGCTCTGGGTTAAGCTTACCCCACCACTCGACAAAAGGTGCTGATATATTGTCACCACCCGCCATAGTAGAAATGGCCCCCCACATGTTTTTACCAAAGGTGTAGCTCAATTCACTTGGCCCCATTGAACCGAATTCTGTATACACTTTGGGTTTCGGTAGATTGGCATCAGCTAAGCGTTTACTGATGCCTTCGACACGATCCTGATATTCTTTGGCAATCTTTGCTGCACGCGCTTGCTGGCCTGTTACCACGCCAATAAGTTCGGTACTTTTCAAATGGCGCTCTAGGGTTTGTGCGTTGTAATCGACAACCAAAACCGGAATACCCGCTTGTTCAATCCGCTCAATATCGCTACCTAAACCTTTGAATTGCCAATCCGCTAGCAATAATACATCAGGACGCAATGCAATCACCTTCTCTACTGAGAAGGTTTTGGTATCAACACGGCCTATGCCGGGAATATCCGCTAAAGAAGGACGGTGTTTTACGTACATGTCCCAATTGGCAGGGCGAGCCTGCCATATGTATTTGGACATACCAACAACATTGTCATAAGCGGCTTCCGTACCAATTGCCATGTAATCCTCTGGGTAAAAACCCACAATCACTCGCTGGGCAGGACTGTTAAAGGTCACTTCACGACCCAACACATCATCCAGGGTAACTTGTTTAGCCCAACTTAAACTTGCCATGACGGCGAACAAAAGCGTTATGAACAACTTTTTCATACTCGTACCTTATTACTTCATCAATATTATTTGAGTATGATAATCGTTATTACTTAAATTAAAAATAGCTTTCTCTTAAAGGCATTAAAAAATACCAAGAATGCAACAAAAAAAGCCGCTTAATCACTTAAGCGGCTGATCATTTAATACCAAGTTTGACTATAGCAAAGCCCTATTCGGTGCGGAATTTCACCACCATCGAATGCAACTCTTTACCCAGTTTGTCTTGCTTATCACATAATTCTGCAACGTCATCAGAAAGAGTAGCCACTTGCTTAACAGAGTGACCAATATCATTAATGTTTTTATTTATATCTTCTGTTACCGCTCTTTGCTCTTCTGCTGATGCCGCCGTTTGCATTGTCATATCACGCATCTGCTTGACTACTTGTTCTATTTCTTCAAACGAGTGTAACGCTTGATCTGATAAATTCATGGCGTTTTGTGACTCTTGCAAACTGCTCATCATGGAATCAGAGGCTTTTTTAGTACGGCTTGCTAATGAGTTCAATATACTGGCGATTTGTTCCGTGGATTCTTGCGTCCGCCCCGCCAAGGTTCTCACTTCATCTGCCACCACCGCAAAACCGCGCCCTTGTTCACCAGCGCGGGCGGCCTCAATGGCCGCATTAAGAGCCAATAAATTGGTTTGCTCAGCAATGTCCTGAATGGTCGCTAGGATTTGATTAATGTTAGTGGTTTCCTTTTCCAACTCAATAATCATATCGCTAGAGGATTTAATACGCTCTCCCAAACGGTTCACACCATCGGCACTGCCTTTGAGTAAGTCTTTGCCTGCTAACGTGGTCTCTAAGCCTTTTTCAGAAAATTGCGCGGAATGGCTACAACTTTCTGCCGCTTCACTGGAAGCAATAACCATCTGCTGACCCGCCTCAACAATTAACTCAATAGATTGCAGTTGATCCGCCGTAGACTGAGCCACCTGCTGGGCCTTGCTTGCCGTGTCAGCTGCGACCTTATCAATTTGTGAGCTGGACTTTTTAATACCAAGCATTAAACGACGTGTGGAATCGATAAACTGATTAAACCAACCGGACAACTCCCCCGTCTCATCTTTATTTTCTATCTCTATCTTAGAGGTTAAATCCCCTTCCCCTTCCGCCAGTATTTTTAAATGACTGGACACGGACTCAATGGGCGTCACCAAGCCTTTAGAAATAACAAAGGCAACCGCAAAACAAACGAACAATAAAATCACACACACCACCACAGTGGTCTGAATTAGCTCATAGGTACTGGCATAGATTTCGGTAGTCGGCATCAGGCCAACGAACTTCCATTGCAAATTGGGCGACGTGACCACATTGGCGTAATAGTCTTTACCATCTAGGTTAAAATGCAGCATTCCAGCGGAGGTTTGGGCAATTTTCTGGTAAGCATCACCTTGTAATTCACCGATTTTCTTGAAGTTGTTGTCAGGATGGATTGCATCAACCAGCACGGTGCCCGTATTTTCGATCACCATGATACTGCCCGACTCGCCTAACTGAGTCTGGTTTGCCATCTCAGTCAGCGTTTTGATGGAGAAATCAACGGCCACTACTCCACCGATCTCACTGCCTTTTCGATAAGCTCTTACCGCTGAAACATAAACCGCATCATCAGGTTCCCAATAATAAGCTTCTCGCAATACTGTTTGGCCTGTGTTGTTTATTGCTGTTGGATACCAAGGTTCTTTTTTCGGATGCCATTCTGCATACTCATAGGTTCCCGGCCATTCAGCATAACCATCACCTTCATCACCCATGTAAACATAGACAAAGTTAGGGTTATTCGTGCCCACCGCTTCAAATAAATTATATAAGGCAGCCTCTCGACCACCATTATTACTCGCCACCTCTTTAGGGGCTTTGCCCTGCTGCTCGAAATAGGTAGTTAGCGGTTTGGCTTGCGGGTCTGTTACTACATCACTGGCGGCCAAAAAGCCCACTGTGTATTTAATATCTTTGATAAATTGGTCAAAGGTCTTTTCCACCGCCCCTAAGGTTTGTTCACTGTTTTTAGCAAAGTTTTGAAGGGCTTGATTTGAGGCGAGAAATCCAGTGATAGAACTCACGATAAGGATAGGCAATAGGGTCGCAAGAGAAAACGTAATTAATAACTTCGTCTTAATTTTCATAGACATCTTCCAAATAAATCTATCGGTGATTAATCATACAGTGCATTAGAATTTCTTATTGTATTTAATCTGTTTCTGCATGAACAAGCTTATAAAACTTTAAATCATGCAATTAAGCGAATGCCTTAATCATTTTTTTGCCATAAAAAATATTATGACTATAAAATTTACTTATCATAAA
The window above is part of the Marinomonas sp. THO17 genome. Proteins encoded here:
- a CDS encoding ABC transporter substrate-binding protein, which translates into the protein MKKLFITLLFAVMASLSWAKQVTLDDVLGREVTFNSPAQRVIVGFYPEDYMAIGTEAAYDNVVGMSKYIWQARPANWDMYVKHRPSLADIPGIGRVDTKTFSVEKVIALRPDVLLLADWQFKGLGSDIERIEQAGIPVLVVDYNAQTLERHLKSTELIGVVTGQQARAAKIAKEYQDRVEGISKRLADANLPKPKVYTEFGSMGPSELSYTFGKNMWGAISTMAGGDNISAPFVEWWGKLNPEQVIAANPDVIVMTGYESANSPDAMIMGQGVNKEDALKRLQGFKQRTGWSSLSAVKNNMMFGAYHGACRTIMDSAMIAFYAKVMYPDVFADLEPEQAYFDFYQKYLPVTPEGTFILSL
- a CDS encoding methyl-accepting chemotaxis protein — protein: MKIKTKLLITFSLATLLPILIVSSITGFLASNQALQNFAKNSEQTLGAVEKTFDQFIKDIKYTVGFLAASDVVTDPQAKPLTTYFEQQGKAPKEVASNNGGREAALYNLFEAVGTNNPNFVYVYMGDEGDGYAEWPGTYEYAEWHPKKEPWYPTAINNTGQTVLREAYYWEPDDAVYVSAVRAYRKGSEIGGVVAVDFSIKTLTEMANQTQLGESGSIMVIENTGTVLVDAIHPDNNFKKIGELQGDAYQKIAQTSAGMLHFNLDGKDYYANVVTSPNLQWKFVGLMPTTEIYASTYELIQTTVVVCVILLFVCFAVAFVISKGLVTPIESVSSHLKILAEGEGDLTSKIEIENKDETGELSGWFNQFIDSTRRLMLGIKKSSSQIDKVAADTASKAQQVAQSTADQLQSIELIVEAGQQMVIASSEAAESCSHSAQFSEKGLETTLAGKDLLKGSADGVNRLGERIKSSSDMIIELEKETTNINQILATIQDIAEQTNLLALNAAIEAARAGEQGRGFAVVADEVRTLAGRTQESTEQIASILNSLASRTKKASDSMMSSLQESQNAMNLSDQALHSFEEIEQVVKQMRDMTMQTAASAEEQRAVTEDINKNINDIGHSVKQVATLSDDVAELCDKQDKLGKELHSMVVKFRTE